A genomic window from Glycine max cultivar Williams 82 chromosome 17, Glycine_max_v4.0, whole genome shotgun sequence includes:
- the LOC100775923 gene encoding HNH endonuclease domain-containing protein gives MSSSSPQRSRGDGEKRPRFFDSNAKAICWGKADTVPGRHPERWRKDAAGNVVCKRFFNCIGCLCYEYDHIIPFSKGGESTADNCQILQSRVNRFKSDKYNIDSEQLKDYSCEVNFTDKELDIIEMAVYGDVKRPGNQCRCRTIAEKLGKFKPKDDTDACKLP, from the exons ATGAGTTCCTCTTCTCCACAACGTTCTCGTGGCGACGGCGAGAAAAGGCCCAGATTTTTCGACTCAAACGCGAAGGCCATCTGTTGGGGCAAGGCTGATACCGTCCCCGGCCGTCACCCTGAGAGGTGGCGCAAAGACGCCGCCGGTAACGTTGTCTGCAAGCGTTTCTTCAACTGCATCGGCTGCCTCTGCTACGAGTACGATCACATTATTCCCTTTTCCAAAG GTGGTGAGTCCACTGCAGATAATTGTCAAATACTTCAATCAAGAGTTAACAGATTCAAATCGGACAAATATAACATTGATTCGGAGCAATTGAAAGACTACTCTTGTGAGGTTAATTTTACTG ATAAGGAGCTTGATATAATTGAGATGGCTGTTTATGGCGATGTGAAGCGGCCAGGAAACCAGTGTCGTTGCAGAACTATTGCTGAAAAGCTTGGCAAATTCAAACCAAAGGATGACACAGATGCATGTAAGTTGCCATAA
- the LOC100816047 gene encoding protein IMPAIRED IN BABA-INDUCED STERILITY 1 isoform X1 yields the protein MGCVVVKQAVSVTPAIEHSVESEKNNRKKKTESVGASRSELGESGRASSNGGSESLSFRLGNLSKYVEGEQAAAGWPAWLSAVACEAIHGWVPLRADAFEKLDKIGQGTYSSVFRAKEVETGKIVALKKVRFDNFEPESVRFMAREIMILRRLDHPNIIKLEGLITSRLSCSIYLVFEYMEHDITGLLARPEIKFSESQIKCYMKQLLSGLEHCHSRGVMHRDIKGSNLLVNNEGILKVADFGLANFSNSGNKQPLTSRVVTLWYRPPELLLGSTAYGPSVDLWSVGCVFAELLIGKPILQGRTEVVKLTFQNVEQLHKIFKLCGSPPEEYWKKTRLPHATLFKPQQPYDSSLRETFKDFHASTVNLLQTLLSVEPSKRGTASSALSLEYFKIKPYACEPSSLPIYPPSKEIDAKHEEESRRKKIGGRACKPESRKPSRKPLALSKLAPAEDLTSQTQTSHKMNDRSAHIIKQEDTNTCEEAPKQSSGKPEDASSYMKNASQVDIPFPGPLQVSKSSGFAWAKRRRDDTSVRSHSRSISRGFIFNSLETSTLNSRDNSESRNHENKEFFGARTNSRGNHLLEISKLAMQNQWSKFDRPDSFDTCDEYHSQELSLAIYNRQDSLSKRSNLSYQDQEEKVEFSGPLLSQMHTVDELLERHERHIRHTVRRSWFQRGKKQGK from the exons ATGGGGTGTGTTGTTGTGAAGCAGGCGGTGTCTGTGACGCCTGCGATTGAGCACTCGGTTGAATCGGAGAAGAACAACAGGAAGAAGAAGACTGAGTCAGTGGGGGCGAGTAGGAGCGAGTTGGGTGAGTCTGGGAGGGCGAGTTCCAATGGTGGAAGTGAGTCCCTGAGCTTCAGGTTGGGGAACCTGAGTAAGTACGTGGAGGGAGAGCAGGCGGCGGCGGGGTGGCCGGCGTGGCTCAGCGCCGTCGCGTGTGAGGCCATTCACGGTTGGGTGCCTCTTCGAGCTGACGCGTTTGAGAAACTTGATAAG ATTGGGCAGGGTACATATAGCAGTGTTTTCCGAGCAAAGGAGGTTGAGACCGGGAAGATAGTAGCTTTGAAGAAGGTGAGGTTTGACAATTTTGAGCCAGAGAGTGTGAGGTTTATGGCTCGAGAAATAATGATTCTGAGGAGGCTTGATCATCCAAACATCATTAAACTGGAGGGCTTGATTACTTCTAGATTGTCTTGTAGCATATACCTCGTGTTTGAGTACATGGAGCACGACATCACGGGGCTCTTGGCTAGACCAGAAATCAAGTTTAGTGAATCACAG aTCAAATGCTACATGAAACAGTTGTTATCTGGTCTTGAGCATTGTCACTCGCGGGGTGTGATGCACAGGGACATCAAAGGATCAAATCTTTTGGTGAACAATGAAGGGATATTGAAGGTAGCGGATTTTGGATTGGCAAATTTCTCCAATTCTGGGAACAAGCAGCCCCTCACTAGTCGTGTTGTCACCTTATGGTACCGTCCTCCGGAACTTTTGCTCGGTTCAACAGCTTATGGTCCATCCGTGGATCTCTGGAGTGTTGGCTGTGTATTTGCAGAATTACTAATTGGGAAGCCTATACTTCAGGGGAGAACTGAGGTAGTAAAGTTAACTTTTCAAAAT GTTGAGCAATTGCACAAAATTTTCAAGCTTTGTGGCTCCCCACCTGAAGAATACTGGAAAAAGACCAGACTTCCTCATGCAACATTGTTCAAGCCACAACAACCATATGATAGTTCCCTCCGAGAGACATTTAAGGATTTTCATGCATCCACTGTAAATCTTCTACAAACTCTTCTTTCTGTCGAACCAAGCAAACGTGGAACTGCCTCTTCTGCTCTCTCATTGGAG tatttcaaaataaaacctTATGCATGTGAACCATCAAGTTTACCAATATACCCGCCTAGCAAGGAGATTGATGCGAAACATGAGGAGGAATCAAGAAG GAAAAAGATAGGTGGGCGAGCTTGCAAACCAGAATCAAgaaaaccatcaagaaagcCACTAGCACTCAGTAAATTAGCCCCAGCAGAg GATTTGACAAGTCAAACTCAAACTTCACATAAGATGAATGATAGATCTGCCCACATCATTAAACAAGAGGACACTAACACATGTGAGGAGGCACCAAAGCAGTCTAGTGGTAAACCAGAAGATGCTTCTTCTTATATGAAGAATGCATCTCAAGTAGATATTCCCTTTCCTGGACCATTGCAAGTTTCAAAATCAAGTGGCTTTGCATGGGCAAAAAGGCGTAGAGATGACACTTCAGTTAGATCCCACAGTCGGTCTATTTCTAGAGGATTTATCTTTAATTCATTAGAAACTTCTACACTAAATTCAAGGGATAATTCTGAATCCAGAAACCATGAAAATAAGGAATTTTTCGGGGCACGCACCAACTCTAGGGGCAATCACCTACTTGAAATTTCTAAGCTTGCCATGCAAAATCAATGGAGTAAGTTTGATCGTCCAGATTCATTTGATACTTGTGATGAGTACCATTCACAAGAACTGTCCCTGGCAATTTATAACAGGCAAGATTCGCTATCCAAGAGAAGTAACCTG AGTTACCAGGATCAAGAAGAAAAGGTAGAGTTTTCAGGGCCTCTGCTATCTCAAATGCACACAGTTGATGAACTCTTAGAAAGACACGAGCGTCATATCCGGCATACTGTCAGAAGATCATGGTTTCAGAGAG GTAAGAAGCAAGGGAAGTAA
- the LOC100816047 gene encoding protein IMPAIRED IN BABA-INDUCED STERILITY 1 isoform X3: protein MAREIMILRRLDHPNIIKLEGLITSRLSCSIYLVFEYMEHDITGLLARPEIKFSESQIKCYMKQLLSGLEHCHSRGVMHRDIKGSNLLVNNEGILKVADFGLANFSNSGNKQPLTSRVVTLWYRPPELLLGSTAYGPSVDLWSVGCVFAELLIGKPILQGRTEVVKLTFQNVEQLHKIFKLCGSPPEEYWKKTRLPHATLFKPQQPYDSSLRETFKDFHASTVNLLQTLLSVEPSKRGTASSALSLEYFKIKPYACEPSSLPIYPPSKEIDAKHEEESRRKKIGGRACKPESRKPSRKPLALSKLAPAEDLTSQTQTSHKMNDRSAHIIKQEDTNTCEEAPKQSSGKPEDASSYMKNASQVDIPFPGPLQVSKSSGFAWAKRRRDDTSVRSHSRSISRGFIFNSLETSTLNSRDNSESRNHENKEFFGARTNSRGNHLLEISKLAMQNQWSKFDRPDSFDTCDEYHSQELSLAIYNRQDSLSKRSNLSYQDQEEKVEFSGPLLSQMHTVDELLERHERHIRHTVRRSWFQRGKKQGK, encoded by the exons ATGGCTCGAGAAATAATGATTCTGAGGAGGCTTGATCATCCAAACATCATTAAACTGGAGGGCTTGATTACTTCTAGATTGTCTTGTAGCATATACCTCGTGTTTGAGTACATGGAGCACGACATCACGGGGCTCTTGGCTAGACCAGAAATCAAGTTTAGTGAATCACAG aTCAAATGCTACATGAAACAGTTGTTATCTGGTCTTGAGCATTGTCACTCGCGGGGTGTGATGCACAGGGACATCAAAGGATCAAATCTTTTGGTGAACAATGAAGGGATATTGAAGGTAGCGGATTTTGGATTGGCAAATTTCTCCAATTCTGGGAACAAGCAGCCCCTCACTAGTCGTGTTGTCACCTTATGGTACCGTCCTCCGGAACTTTTGCTCGGTTCAACAGCTTATGGTCCATCCGTGGATCTCTGGAGTGTTGGCTGTGTATTTGCAGAATTACTAATTGGGAAGCCTATACTTCAGGGGAGAACTGAGGTAGTAAAGTTAACTTTTCAAAAT GTTGAGCAATTGCACAAAATTTTCAAGCTTTGTGGCTCCCCACCTGAAGAATACTGGAAAAAGACCAGACTTCCTCATGCAACATTGTTCAAGCCACAACAACCATATGATAGTTCCCTCCGAGAGACATTTAAGGATTTTCATGCATCCACTGTAAATCTTCTACAAACTCTTCTTTCTGTCGAACCAAGCAAACGTGGAACTGCCTCTTCTGCTCTCTCATTGGAG tatttcaaaataaaacctTATGCATGTGAACCATCAAGTTTACCAATATACCCGCCTAGCAAGGAGATTGATGCGAAACATGAGGAGGAATCAAGAAG GAAAAAGATAGGTGGGCGAGCTTGCAAACCAGAATCAAgaaaaccatcaagaaagcCACTAGCACTCAGTAAATTAGCCCCAGCAGAg GATTTGACAAGTCAAACTCAAACTTCACATAAGATGAATGATAGATCTGCCCACATCATTAAACAAGAGGACACTAACACATGTGAGGAGGCACCAAAGCAGTCTAGTGGTAAACCAGAAGATGCTTCTTCTTATATGAAGAATGCATCTCAAGTAGATATTCCCTTTCCTGGACCATTGCAAGTTTCAAAATCAAGTGGCTTTGCATGGGCAAAAAGGCGTAGAGATGACACTTCAGTTAGATCCCACAGTCGGTCTATTTCTAGAGGATTTATCTTTAATTCATTAGAAACTTCTACACTAAATTCAAGGGATAATTCTGAATCCAGAAACCATGAAAATAAGGAATTTTTCGGGGCACGCACCAACTCTAGGGGCAATCACCTACTTGAAATTTCTAAGCTTGCCATGCAAAATCAATGGAGTAAGTTTGATCGTCCAGATTCATTTGATACTTGTGATGAGTACCATTCACAAGAACTGTCCCTGGCAATTTATAACAGGCAAGATTCGCTATCCAAGAGAAGTAACCTG AGTTACCAGGATCAAGAAGAAAAGGTAGAGTTTTCAGGGCCTCTGCTATCTCAAATGCACACAGTTGATGAACTCTTAGAAAGACACGAGCGTCATATCCGGCATACTGTCAGAAGATCATGGTTTCAGAGAG GTAAGAAGCAAGGGAAGTAA
- the LOC100816047 gene encoding protein IMPAIRED IN BABA-INDUCED STERILITY 1 isoform X2: MGCVVVKQAVSVTPAIEHSVESEKNNRKKKTESVGASRSELGESGRASSNGGSESLSFRLGNLSKYVEGEQAAAGWPAWLSAVACEAIHGWVPLRADAFEKLDKIGQGTYSSVFRAKEVETGKIVALKKVRFDNFEPESVRFMAREIMILRRLDHPNIIKLEGLITSRLSCSIYLVFEYMEHDITGLLARPEIKFSESQIKCYMKQLLSGLEHCHSRGVMHRDIKGSNLLVNNEGILKVADFGLANFSNSGNKQPLTSRVVTLWYRPPELLLGSTAYGPSVDLWSVGCVFAELLIGKPILQGRTEVEQLHKIFKLCGSPPEEYWKKTRLPHATLFKPQQPYDSSLRETFKDFHASTVNLLQTLLSVEPSKRGTASSALSLEYFKIKPYACEPSSLPIYPPSKEIDAKHEEESRRKKIGGRACKPESRKPSRKPLALSKLAPAEDLTSQTQTSHKMNDRSAHIIKQEDTNTCEEAPKQSSGKPEDASSYMKNASQVDIPFPGPLQVSKSSGFAWAKRRRDDTSVRSHSRSISRGFIFNSLETSTLNSRDNSESRNHENKEFFGARTNSRGNHLLEISKLAMQNQWSKFDRPDSFDTCDEYHSQELSLAIYNRQDSLSKRSNLSYQDQEEKVEFSGPLLSQMHTVDELLERHERHIRHTVRRSWFQRGKKQGK, encoded by the exons ATGGGGTGTGTTGTTGTGAAGCAGGCGGTGTCTGTGACGCCTGCGATTGAGCACTCGGTTGAATCGGAGAAGAACAACAGGAAGAAGAAGACTGAGTCAGTGGGGGCGAGTAGGAGCGAGTTGGGTGAGTCTGGGAGGGCGAGTTCCAATGGTGGAAGTGAGTCCCTGAGCTTCAGGTTGGGGAACCTGAGTAAGTACGTGGAGGGAGAGCAGGCGGCGGCGGGGTGGCCGGCGTGGCTCAGCGCCGTCGCGTGTGAGGCCATTCACGGTTGGGTGCCTCTTCGAGCTGACGCGTTTGAGAAACTTGATAAG ATTGGGCAGGGTACATATAGCAGTGTTTTCCGAGCAAAGGAGGTTGAGACCGGGAAGATAGTAGCTTTGAAGAAGGTGAGGTTTGACAATTTTGAGCCAGAGAGTGTGAGGTTTATGGCTCGAGAAATAATGATTCTGAGGAGGCTTGATCATCCAAACATCATTAAACTGGAGGGCTTGATTACTTCTAGATTGTCTTGTAGCATATACCTCGTGTTTGAGTACATGGAGCACGACATCACGGGGCTCTTGGCTAGACCAGAAATCAAGTTTAGTGAATCACAG aTCAAATGCTACATGAAACAGTTGTTATCTGGTCTTGAGCATTGTCACTCGCGGGGTGTGATGCACAGGGACATCAAAGGATCAAATCTTTTGGTGAACAATGAAGGGATATTGAAGGTAGCGGATTTTGGATTGGCAAATTTCTCCAATTCTGGGAACAAGCAGCCCCTCACTAGTCGTGTTGTCACCTTATGGTACCGTCCTCCGGAACTTTTGCTCGGTTCAACAGCTTATGGTCCATCCGTGGATCTCTGGAGTGTTGGCTGTGTATTTGCAGAATTACTAATTGGGAAGCCTATACTTCAGGGGAGAACTGAG GTTGAGCAATTGCACAAAATTTTCAAGCTTTGTGGCTCCCCACCTGAAGAATACTGGAAAAAGACCAGACTTCCTCATGCAACATTGTTCAAGCCACAACAACCATATGATAGTTCCCTCCGAGAGACATTTAAGGATTTTCATGCATCCACTGTAAATCTTCTACAAACTCTTCTTTCTGTCGAACCAAGCAAACGTGGAACTGCCTCTTCTGCTCTCTCATTGGAG tatttcaaaataaaacctTATGCATGTGAACCATCAAGTTTACCAATATACCCGCCTAGCAAGGAGATTGATGCGAAACATGAGGAGGAATCAAGAAG GAAAAAGATAGGTGGGCGAGCTTGCAAACCAGAATCAAgaaaaccatcaagaaagcCACTAGCACTCAGTAAATTAGCCCCAGCAGAg GATTTGACAAGTCAAACTCAAACTTCACATAAGATGAATGATAGATCTGCCCACATCATTAAACAAGAGGACACTAACACATGTGAGGAGGCACCAAAGCAGTCTAGTGGTAAACCAGAAGATGCTTCTTCTTATATGAAGAATGCATCTCAAGTAGATATTCCCTTTCCTGGACCATTGCAAGTTTCAAAATCAAGTGGCTTTGCATGGGCAAAAAGGCGTAGAGATGACACTTCAGTTAGATCCCACAGTCGGTCTATTTCTAGAGGATTTATCTTTAATTCATTAGAAACTTCTACACTAAATTCAAGGGATAATTCTGAATCCAGAAACCATGAAAATAAGGAATTTTTCGGGGCACGCACCAACTCTAGGGGCAATCACCTACTTGAAATTTCTAAGCTTGCCATGCAAAATCAATGGAGTAAGTTTGATCGTCCAGATTCATTTGATACTTGTGATGAGTACCATTCACAAGAACTGTCCCTGGCAATTTATAACAGGCAAGATTCGCTATCCAAGAGAAGTAACCTG AGTTACCAGGATCAAGAAGAAAAGGTAGAGTTTTCAGGGCCTCTGCTATCTCAAATGCACACAGTTGATGAACTCTTAGAAAGACACGAGCGTCATATCCGGCATACTGTCAGAAGATCATGGTTTCAGAGAG GTAAGAAGCAAGGGAAGTAA